Below is a window of Gossypium hirsutum isolate 1008001.06 chromosome A12, Gossypium_hirsutum_v2.1, whole genome shotgun sequence DNA.
CTACCACATAGGCGTGTCGCCAGCCCTTGTGGAAATGCTCAGGCTATGTGGACCCTGAAAATAGCTCTATTTGTccgattttggcttgtttttgctccttttgctctcaaatgctctcctaagtatagaaacatgaatttaaaagattaagagcatcaaattcactaattttcataattaatcattcaaaaatgcaaatagaattaaaatatgttacttttacagtTTATCAATACTTCATACCTATATTTGTCATGGCATTCCCATTTTTCAAAAATGACTAAGGGCTTGTTTGATTCGACGAAATGGCCATTCCATTTCTCCCTTATTCCACGCGCTACAGTGACACATTTGTTTGGTTGAAAATGACCACCGAATCGCTATTCCATGCGAGCTCTATTACGCGTAAACGTTGTATTACCATTGAGCCTCTCGTAAtagcttttctttttatttcagatGAAAATCTCCTCCCACTTCCACTCATCATTCAGACAAAAATCTTCTTGGGTTTTCCATAAAATGCATAGAATACTCTCTGTTTTTGGATTTTGAGTGTGGCAGATTTGTGTGTGGTGGAAAATATGGAGAAATCAATGTCGAAGGCGGAGCTTTCCAAAGAAATACACACGTCTCCACCGTGTATCCCAGCGATTGTGGAAACAGCAAGGCTCCAATCAATTATCAGTGATTGTTGTTTGTCTTCTTCCTTTCGCTGTCTATTTTCTTATTCTTTCCTCTTTTAGAAATTCTCTATCAAAATTGTCATTTGTATTTTTTCTATTTCAATGAACATGCAAATATCATATGGAGAAATGATTAAGTTATGCTTTTTCTGATGAATATGGGTTTAGAGTTTGATTTCcatctttttctattttcttcttccCAGACAATCTTAGAGAAGACTGCTCTGTGTTTGAAAACTTGTTTGAATTTTGTCAAATTTATGTTGGTGGGACAATAGGTAAATTCTTTTATGGTGGGCTGTTTCTCTTAATTTGATTTGTACATTTTCAGTGGTAATTGATTGTCATGGTTGACAGATGCTGCAAGAAGATTAAACAATCAGTTATGTGATATTGCTATAAATTGGGCTGGTGGTTTACATCATGCCAAGAAGTGTAAGGCATCTGGCTTTTGTTACATCAATGACTTGGTTTTAGGAATCTTGGAGCTTCTAAAGTATCATGGTTTTGGGAATCTTGGAGCTTCTAAAGTATCATGCCCGTGTATTATATATTGATATAGATGTACATCATGGTCATGGTATTAAAGAAGCCTTTTATTTCACTGACAGATAGTTTGCTTTTGTTATTGGATTGTGAATTTAGCATAGGAGCTGGATTAAACATCATTTCAAAagtttgaagctcagaaaaggaGCCAAAAATGCTGCTTTTTGGGTGATTTATTGTTAGAAGAATTATCCACTTGGGGGGTTATGTTCGTATAACCATTTGTAAAGTTTAAAATTAGATCAGCTTTGCTTATTTTATGATACCAGTAAGAGGCTTGGCATCTTGATGTATCTCTGAAATGCTATTTCAATTGTTGAACATTTAATAATTAAGGTTGATAAGTGCagtctctaatcaacttgttgAAATTCTATTATGGCAGGGTTGGTTATCTGAAGGTATGCATGTTAAAAACTTTATTTATGAGTCTCACTTTCGTCTTTAATCATTTAAGTCTTGCTTTCGATTGTTTCTTTCAGGATGTTATTTTGGCAAGGGTATTAGATGAGGCCACAGCTGCCAGTCTCaattttataattcattcaaACAATGCTATTGTAAGATTTCTAGTGTTTGTTGTTAAATACATGTgccattttgttttcttttgcacTAATTGCAATAATGTGTTGTAGGTTATTTCTATATTGAAGGATGATAGCACCTTCATTCAGGAATTGTTTACTAGGTTGAGACCACCCACCACATCTGCTGAATCAAAGAAAAATTTGGTAACTGTTGACGTTGGtctaatgttttattattttatttttcatttagtaTATGAATATTTGTTGTTTAAGGTTCTTTTCATGGGTTTGAAGTATGGTTTAGCCTGTTTGATTTGTGCCTGCAATAATTCTTCAGCTTTTTCTTTCAATAGGTATATTTCTATATGTAAATGCATACTATCTAACATGCGACCTTGTTGTGCTGTTATTTTTTctctgtttgtttttatttttggttcaatGTTGTGTTCTTTACTTAAATTAAAGCATTCAATGCTTCTCTTATTGATAACTTAGATCCTGGCTTAGAGGGCGTGATTACAAACAAAAATACATGCACTCTCAAATATGATTCAGGTTGAATTTTTTACCATCTTAATCACAAACGTTTGCAATTTGCTAAAATCAAGCCAACACTCAAGATGTCTATTATATTCGTCCAAACTTGGAATAAACTCTTGTTGTGATTATGATACAATTAACCTTCCAGAAACGTTTATGATTGCTCATATCAGTGACAATAAAGAACTATCCttcttttttttggaaaaaaaagaaataagtcCAATTTTACTTGAATGCTTCTCAGCTTGAAACCCTCACccgttttcttttttctttttctcttagtACTAATTGTATGCAATTCTCTATTTTGGATATAGTTTTTAGTTATAGTATGTATTTAGTATTTAAAGATAAAGATATACATTGATTCTATATGTAAAAGTAGGTTTCTCAACTTCCCAATAAAAAAGAGACAGTATATGGAGCATTGGACAAATGGGTAGCTTGGGAGACTGAGTCCATTGATCGCAACTGCAAAAGCTTTACAAATTTTCAAGAAGAGGAGCCAATGGTTGCATGTTATTCAAGTATATTCAGTCTATTGGTATTCTTGCTTTGTATTTTCCAGCTTCTAAAATACATTCATTGATGCAAGGAAGCTTTATATGTTCAATAATTttccattaatatatattatattaaaatagtgTTGTATTATCATATTTGATTCTATAGAATACTCTCTGTCAGTATTTTAAAGGAACCTTAATGCTATTCTTTGTGAATAGATACTTTCAATCAATATTCTTTATGAAGTTTGGCGCATGTAAAAATGAAGTTGCATGAGAGTTTGTGATTACAAATATTAAAtctatattattcatttttactTTTACATAAGATTCTTATATTATACATGTCTAGCcgcataaataaattaatgaaaatatgttaaaagtatatatatacaacatAACAATTTCATTAGTTCTTTTGTTGTATTTCAACATCTGTCTGTGAGAAAAATATTTGAGACAAAATATTCTTTAAattactcttttaaattattctttaagtaacatatagattatgatatttctaacacattaaatatgcattatattttaaaaataataaagtaggttgtatattattttttgtaatattatatatatattttttattaattcatattttattaattgttatattaagaatattattaaattatatattattattgttaaattatatttaataataaatttattaaaataggattaaattatgtattattgtttttattaaattatatttagtaataatcctattaaaatttaataacaataaccaTCCTTTTAACAAAATTTCTACTAAAAGTACTCTGGCCATTTCAGCTTCTTTTCTTATGCTATTCTAACTCTattccattcaatcaaacataAGAATACTAtaacagttctattccattcaaccaaacaattgaatttcTATTACAGTTATATTCTATTAtaactctattccattacaattctattccattacagctatATTCCATTACACTAAACCAAACGTAACCTAAATTGTTTACCCTCTTAGTAACTTAATTGGTccaacttttctttcttttttgtacaTTTAACTTCATCTTTACAAACTAGCAACATATTTTCCCCTAAACAGTTTAACTAATGATCCATCTCAACTTCTAGACAAACTCTAAAAACAAACAAATTGCCTATATTCTACAAAGTTTTTACGCATTTGTAATTAATCATTTCTTATTGATTCATGGAATCATCTGTTTTTCTCCAAAAAAAAATGCGCCTTTCTTTGTAAAAAGGAAAAGCCCTATTAGGTACTTGTCAATTGATGAGCTGTGGGTTTAACCACCAAACAAAGGACAACAAGGCAAATGGAGATGGACAATTTTCCATGTTGCCGAAAGCACCCAGTCCACATCATCGTTTCGAGGAAAGtgttctatttatatttatagagGATAACTCTATTATATATGCTTTTACGTTTGCAAGGTTGCCCATTCTAGCACCAAAAGTCTTCTTATTGTGTTATAGACATTGGCTTGAACACCCTCTTTATCTGATTTAGTATTAAAATGATTTCAATTATAATGGAATTGACAACATTGATGGTttgcaaagtttttttttttttctttctggtATTTGTTTAGAACTTTGAATGATTCTGATGCGTATATGTATAATTTTCTTGCTGATGAGCCATCAGTCATGATTAAAGCAGTAAGGGTTATAGTTAAGCGAAATAGAGAAAACGAAATTTCTAGTATATGTTACGAAATTTCATTGGTAGACGTCTCATTTTCTGGTATATTTTGCAGCACAATTCATGTTAAGGAGTAAAAAATTTTCACCATGTTTTACTATATGACTtagttataaattaattttaatcagtAATTTTCAGTCACTTACGTAGCTTTTTTCTTTATCTTATATGgtatatgtaataaataaatatttttctctGAGTAACTAAACAAGTCATCAATGACATGATCTAACATCCGAGGATCTGCGTGTATTAAGACTTAAGTCTATACTTGTGAGAAGTTTttcttttgtaaaaataaaattcactgaCTCCTTGTAGGTGAAAATTTTTTTGGACCAATTACAAAATGCCACGTGTCAAGCTAAAATTATTGTGAGTCAAAGTGAAAATTACCCTGGTGAAAATAATGGCATCATATATGtgtagaataattaaatggtgaaaatagtttaaatttttgtaGAACAACTAATTGGAGCAATTAATTTATGCAATAACTCTCATTTATTAATGTGATTGGATTAAATAGAACAATTAAATTCTACAAAAGCTCTCTTTTATTCATATAATTGACACTATAAAAGGGCCGCCCTGAGTCATTTTGGACATTGGCAAGTTCAAGAAGTCCAGCAAATCTTTATAGTATTCTCTGAAGAAGTTGAAGAACTTGAAGTAATTCTAAAGAACACCACATCGATTCTAAAGAAAAGTTACCTTCCGATCCAGTTCAACCGTAGAGAAAAAGTCAAAAACCATTTATAAAGAAAGCTACATTTCGATCTGTTTCAACTGAAGTATGAAAGCCCAAACTCGTTTCAAGATCAAGTCTCAAGGATCTTTAAAGTAatttatattaattcaaaatcaaGTCAAACGACTTATGAATCAAAGTCAAAGTGAAAAGAAGAATCAAAAGAGTCTATGAAGAAATCTAGAGgttataattttctttaaaactaTCAATAAAATTTGACTTCAAATTCTGAAGTCAACTTTCAACATGAAATTTATGTTTACGATCAGACATAAAGTGTTAAAACT
It encodes the following:
- the LOC107934727 gene encoding uncharacterized protein isoform X2, which produces MPRSSLINLLKFYYGRVGYLKVCMLKTLFMSLTFVFNHLSLAFDCFFQDVILARVLDEATAASLNFIIHSNNAIVISILKDDSTFIQELFTRLRPPTTSAESKKNLVSQLPNKKETVYGALDKWVAWETESIDRNCKSFTNFQEEEPMVACYSSIFSLLVFLLCIFQLLKYIH
- the LOC107934727 gene encoding probable histone deacetylase 19 isoform X4 yields the protein MEKSMSKAELSKEIHTSPPCIPAIVETARLQSIISDCYNLREDCSVFENLFEFCQIYVGGTIDAARRLNNQLCDIAINWAGGLHHAKKFSNQLVEILLWQGWLSEGCYFGKGIR
- the LOC107934727 gene encoding suppressor of Mek1-like isoform X3, with the translated sequence MPRSSLINLLKFYYGRVGYLKDVILARVLDEATAASLNFIIHSNNAIVISILKDDSTFIQELFTRLRPPTTSAESKKNLVSQLPNKKETVYGALDKWVAWETESIDRNCKSFTNFQEEEPMVACYSSIFSLLVFLLCIFQLLKYIH
- the LOC107934727 gene encoding uncharacterized protein isoform X1, encoding MPRSSLINLLKFYYGRVGYLKDVILARVLDEATAASLNFIIHSNNAIVISILKDDSTFIQELFTRLRPPTTSAESKKNLVTVDVGLMFYYFIFHLVYEYLLFKVLFMGLKYGLACLICACNNSSAFSFNRYISICKCILSNMRPCCAVIFSLFVFIFGSMLCSLLKLKHSMLLLLIT